The sequence TCGCGCACCTCGTTCCACCCCAAAGCGGATTTGCCGCGCACGCGGTTCCAGTCGCTGGCCATCTGGGGTTCGACGTTCTGCCATGTCAGGCCGGGATAGAAGCCGGTGGCAAGCTCGCCCAGTGCACGAGCGCGAGCGGAACTGACCTCGTCGAGTTCGCGAGGCGGCGCATTCAGATGGATGACCATGGAGGAGCGGACTCAGCAACGGGGGATGGCGCGCAGTGTTGGCGCGCGCATGTAACCGCTGAGTGAAAGGCAAACCCTTGATTCGCCGGGGATTCCTGTTCATTTTCATGAGGTCGTATGCTCGCTTGCATGAAACGTCGACCTTCCCCTACCCGCACCCGGCCGGCGGCCGCGGCGCCATCCGCGGCTCGGTGCAAGCCTGGGCGCGCCAGGGCATCCCCATGAAGCTCGTGGGTTCCTTCCTCGCGGCCAACAAGGTGCACGGCTTCGACTGCCCGGGCTGCGCTTTCCCCGACAAGACCGGCCGCCCGCTCGTGGACAGCTGCGAGCAGGGGCAGAAGGCGATCGCGTGGGAGATGACGCGCAAAGCGGTGGGCGCGGAATTCTTCGACGGCCGGACACCGGAGGAATTGCGCGCGCTCGGTGATTTCGAACTGGAGTTCCAGGGACGACTCACCACGCCCGTCCTGCACGAACACGGCACGTTCCGCGCGATCGGCTGGGACGAGGCATATGCGATCGCCGCGCGCGAACTGCTCTCGCTCCCGCCCGCCTCTGTCGCCTTCTACGCGTCCGGCCGCAGCAGCAACGAAGCGGCCTTCCTGTGGCAGCTCGCCGCGCGCACCTACGGCAGCGCGCACCTGCCCGACTCCTCCAACTTCTGCCACGAGCCTTCTGGCTTTGCGCTGAAGCAGAGCATCGGCACCGGCAAGGGCACCTGCACGCTCGAGGATTTCGAGCATGCTGACTTGTTCCTCGTCATCGGCCAGAACCCGGCGAGCAACCACCCGCGCATGATGCACGCGCTGCACCAGGCCAAGAAGCGCGGCGCGACGATCCTGGCGATCAATCCGTTGCGCGAACATGGCTTCACCGACTTCTCGGATCCGAAGGACATCGGCGAGCTGCTGCGCGATCGCGGCATCGAAGTGGCCGATGCGATCCACCAGGTCACCATCGGCGGCGACCTCGCTGCGCTCAAGGGCGTGATGAAGGCGTTGCTCGAGATGGAACGCGCGGCGCCGGGCACGGTGTTCGACCATGCGTTCATCGCGGCGCATACCGAAGGCGTGGAGGCCTTGCTCGCCGACCTCGATGCGAGCGCTTGGCCAATGCTCGTCGCGCGCTCTGGCTTGCGTGCAGCGCAGATGCGCGACATCGCCGAACGCTACGCACGTTCGAACGCCACGATGATCACCTGGTGCATGGGCCTCACCCACCATCCGGAAGCCGTCGCGACCATCCAGCAGATCGTCAACCTGCTGCTCCTGCGCGGCAACATCGGGCGTCCCGGCGCGGGCGCGATGCCGGTGCGCGGACATTCCAACGTGCAGGGCGACCGCACGATGGGCGCGACCTCGACGGTCACCACCGCCTGGCTCGACAACCTGGAAGCGACCTTCCCCGGCGCCCCGCTCTGCCGCGATGCCGGACTCGATGCGGCCGGCGTGCTCGAAGGCCTGTTCGACGGACGCATCCGCGCGATGCTGTCGCTCGGCGGCAACTTCGGCGTGGCCGCACCGGATTCGCCGCGCGTGCTCGAGGCCTTGTCGCGCTGCCGCTTCACGCTGCACATCGCGACCAAGCTCAATCGCACGCACTGTTATCCGGGGGAAGTCGGATTGTTGCTGCCGACCTTGGGGCGCACCGACCGCGACCTCCGGCCCGGCGGTGAACAATGCATCTCGACCGAGGATTCCTCGAGCACCGTGCGCGCCTCGCGCGGCGTGCAGACGCCGATCAGCGAACTTCAGCGCAGCGAACCGGCGATCGTGGCCGAACTCGCGCACGCACTCGGATGCGCGCCGTCCGTGCCCTGGGAGGAATTCGCACACGACTATGCGGCGATCCGCGATCGCATCGAGCGTTGCCAGCGTGGCGTGACGGCGGGATTCGAGGCCTACAACGATCGCTTGCTGCGCGATGGCCGTTTCGCATTGCCGAACAACGCCGCGCATCGCCTGTGGAATACGACGACGGGCAAAGCGCGCTTCCTGGCGCATGCGATGCGCGACGACACGCCCGTGCAACTCGCCCGCCATCGCCACGGCGACGCTGTGCTGACGCTGATGACGATACGCGCGCACGACCAGTTCAACACCACGGTGTACAGCGCCGACGACCGCTACCGCGGCGTCGCGGGCGATCGCCGCGTGGTGTTCTTCAACGCCGATGACCTCGCCGCGCGCGGCCTGCGCGACGGCGATCGCGTCGACGTCGAAACCCTCGTGGACGACGGCCACGTGCGCCGCATCACCGGCTTCACGGCGCGCGCCTGGGATATCCCGCGCGGGTGCTGCGCCGCGTACTTCCCGGAAGCCAGCGGCCTCATCGCCGCGAGCGTGTTCTCCGACGGCAGCCGCACGCCGCTGTACAAGGAGATGCCGGTGCGCGTGGAGGCCCACGCCGCCTGAACCTACGGCGCGTGCGACTCCGGTGACGGCGTCGCCATGCCCGGAATGCCGTGCAGTGCCGGATGCTCGGGCTCGCGGAGCAAGGTGCGGCGCCACTGGCGTTGTTCGTCGAGCGAGGCCGGCGCGTGCCAGTCGAGTTTGCCGGCGACCCACGTGGCCACCACGATGCCGTCGCGATACAGCACGCGCGCTCCGAGCAGGCGCGGCACCTTGTCGCCGGTCAGCACGGTGCCGACGAGATTGAGCGGATCCAGCGCCGAGACGGCGACCAACGTGTCGTCGTGCGGGCGCTTGCGGACCGCGCGCATCGCGCCGATCGCCTCGGGCAGCGCGAACTGTTCGCCCGACAGGCCGGCGATGAACCGTCCGCCGCGGATTTCGCCGCGCGCTTCGAGGCGGTGGTAGACGCGGAGGAGTTCGCGCCAGGGCGGGAGCCAGGCGGCTTCGCGTTCGAGCAGGCGCCAGCCCACCACGCCGTAGCGGCGCAGCAAGGTGCGGGCGATGTGTTCGATGGATTCGGGGGATAGCGCCTCGGTGGGTTCGGACGAACGACGCGTCAAGGTCCAGCGCCCGGCATCCTCGATGCCGAACAGCGAGGCGCGACGATGACGTCGGCCGCTGAACGCCGACGGTCGCTTTGACTGCGGGACCAGCAATGCACGCAGGCCCGCGAAGCTGTCGCAGTGCACGCGGCCGCGCGCGACGAGTTCGGCCAGCGCGTCCTCGAGTTCGGTGCGCAGCAGGTGCGCGCCGCCGACGAGTTCGTCGAAGAACGAAGCGCCGTGCTCGCGCAGGTAGTCGGCCACTTTCTCGGCGCGCGAGGACAAGGGCGGATCCTCGTCCTTGCGTTGCGCGGCGGCCTGCGTCCACGTGGCGAGCTGGCGACGCGGCAACAGCACGATCGGCGTCGCGCGGACGGGTGCGGTGCGGCCGCCGTGCGCATCCGACGGGGCATTGCGCAAGCGCGCCCAGGTCGTGCGGCCCGCGGTGCACAGGTCGTCGAGCCAGGCGATGGAGTAGTCGGCCACGCGCGTGGGCAGCAGGTCCGATTCCCAAGCGGCGGCCGGGGCTTCGAAGCCTTCGAGTTGCGCGACGACGCCGGCGAGCGCTTCGGGGCCGCTCACGCGCGCGGTCGGCGAGACGCGCTGCCAGTCGAAGAGGAAGCGCATGTAGTCGCGCGGCTCGACCGGTTCGATCTCGCGGCGCAGGCGACCGATGGTGTAGCGATGGATGCGCGCGAGCAGGTGGCGTTCGCACCACTCCTCGCTCGCGGGTGCATCCGGACCCGAGGTGAAGCGGCCGCGCATCACGAAGCCTTCGGATTCCAGCGCGAGCAGGGCCATGTCGATGTCGGCAGGCGGCAAGGCGAGCGACGCTGCCATCGCCTGCGCCGTCACCGGGCCGAGGCCCGTGAGGCGCGCACGCACCAACGCGAGTGTCGCTTCTTCGCGCGACCATTCGCGCGCGTAAGACGCGGGCACCGCGATCGTCGGTGACATCGCAGCGTCGGGATGCAGCGCCTGCATCTGCGGCAGGCGTTCGGCGGCCCACCACAGGCCCTCGCCCGCTGCCACGCGTGTCGCGCGTTGCGTTTCGGCCAGGGACTGCAGCAGCGGCATCCAGCCGGAAGTGCGCGCCTCCGCTTCGGTCACGCAGCCCAGTCCCATCAAGGCTTCATGCATCTCGTCCGCATTGCGCGCATCCGGCCACGCCTGCGCGCGGACCTCCGCGATGGCGTCGAGGTCGAGGCGGCCGAGATCCTCCGCCGAATCTGCATCCGCGTAACGACGTGACATCACCGCCTGCGTGCGACGTTCTTCCAGCGGCGCGTCGTCGAGGAAGGCATACGGGCGTGCGTTGAGCGCTTCGGCTGCGAAGGGCGACGGCGCAGTGAGGTCGCGCGCGACGACTTCCACTTCGCCCGATTCCATGCGACGCAGCAACGCCAGCCACCCGTCGGTATCCATCGCTTCGTGCAGGCAGTCGTCCAAAGTTTGCGCGACCAGCGGGTGGTCGGGCACCTCGCGCTCGCCCACCAGGTTTTCCGCGCACGCCACCTGGTCGGGAAACACGGTGGCGAGCAGGTCCTCGGATTTCATGCGCTGCAGTTGCGGCGCGACCTTCTTGCCGCCGGTGAAGCGCGGCAGCGCGAGCGCGGTGGTCGCGTTCCAGCGCCAGCGCACGCCGAACAGCGGCGCATCGAGCAGCGCCTGCACCAGGATGTCCTGCGCGGAGTTCGAATGCAGGTAATGCGCGACCTCGATCAGCGGGAAGCTGTGGCTGGTCGAGAGCGACAGCACGATCGCATCCTCGGTGGCCGCCGCCTGCAGTTCGAAATTGAACTTGCGGCAGAAGCGCTTGCGCAGCGCCAGGCCCCAGGCGCGATTGAGCCGGCTGCCGTAGGGCGAATGGAGGATGAGCTGCGTGCCGCCGGATTCGTCGAAGAAGCGCTCGAGCACGATGCGATCCTGCGTCGGCAGCGTGCCCAGTGCGACGGCTTGGCGCGCGATGTAGTCGGCGAGCTGGCGTGCGGCGTGTTCCTCCAGTCCGACGTCCTCCATCAGCCATTGCGCGGGGTCTTCGGCGGCATCGATGCGCTCGGCCAGCGCGGCGCGCAGCCGCGAAACCCCGTGCGAGAGCTCGTCGGTGCGACCCGGCGCTTCGCCCAGCCAGAACGGAATGCTCGGTGGCGCGCCCTGCGCATCTTCCACGCGCACGCGGCCCGGTTCGATCTTGAGGATGCGGTAGCTGGCGTTGCCCAGCTGGAAGATGTCGCCGGCCAGGCTCTCGATGGCGAAGTCTTCGTTGACGTTGCCGATGACCTGCGCCTGCGGTTCGAGCAGCACATTGTAGTCGGCGGTGTCGGGAATGGTGCCGCCGGACATGATCGCGGTCATGCGCCCGCCCGCGCGGCCACGCAGGCGCTTGTGGACCGCATCGCGATGCACATAACCCGCGCGCGTGCCGCGGCGGGTGGTGAAACCTTCGGACAGCATGGACAAGGTGTCGTCGTAATCCTTGCGCGACATCGACGCGTAGGGCCATGCGTTGCGGAACAGGTCGAACAGCGCGTCCTCGTCCCATTCCTGCGCGCTGACTTCGGCCACGATCTGCTGCGCCAGCACGTCCAGCGGTGCGCGCGGGAACTGCAGCGCATCGAGTTCGCCACGGCGCACGCAATCCAGCAGCGCCGCGCATTCGGCCAGGTCGTCGCGCGATTGCGGGAACAGGCGACCCTTCGGCACGCCGCCCACGTGGTGGCCCGAACGGCCCACGCGCTGCAGGAACGCGGCGATCGCGCGCGGCGAACCGAGCTGCACGACCAAGTCCACGTCGCCGATGTCGATGCCCAGTTCGAGCGAGGCCGTGGCGACCAGCACCTTCAGCTGGCCCGCCTTGAGGCGTTGCTCCGCGTCCAGGCGCAGTTCCTTCGCCAGGCTGCCGTGGTGCGCGGCCACGTGTTCCTTGCCGAGCTTTTCGCCCAGGTGGCGCGCGGCGCGTTCGGCCATGCGGCGCGTGTTGACGAACACGAGCGTGGTGCGGTGCTGTTCGACGAGCTGCGCGATGCGCGCGTACACCTCGTCCCATTGTTCGTTGGACATCACCGCGCTGAGCGGCGTCTGCGGCACTTCCAGCGCCAGGTCGCGCTCGCGCGTGTAGCCGATGTCGACGATGTCGCACTCGGGCGTGCCGTCGGCGGCCACCTTCGAAGCGCCGACCAGGAAGCGTGCGACCTCATCGATCGGCTTCTGCGTGGCGGACAGGCCGATGCGCGTGAGGCGTTTGCCGCACAGCGCGTCGAGGCGTTCGAGCGACAGCGCGAGATGGCTGCCGCGCTTGGTCGCGGCCACGGCGTGGATTTCGTCGACGATGACGGTGCGCGCGGTCGAGAGCATCGCGCGGCCCGATTCGGAACCGAGCAGCACGTAGAGCGATTCGGGCGTGGTGACCAGGATGTGCGGCGGCGACTTGCGCATGCGCGCGCGTTCGCCCTGCGGCGTATCGCCGGTGCGCACCGCGGTGCGGATGTCGACGTCGGGCAGGCCGAGGCGTTCGAGCTCTTCGCGGATGCCGGCGAGCGGCGCTTCGAGATTCAGGTGGATGTCGTTGGACAGCGCCTTGAGCGGCGAGACGTAGACGACCTGCGTTTCATCCGGCAGTCCGCCACCCTGCCCCTCGCGCACCAGCGCATCGATGGCGGCCATGAAGGCGGTGAGCGTTTTGCCCGAGCCGGTGGGCGCGGCGACGAGCGTGTTGCGGCCCGCCTCGATGGAGGGCCAGGCTTGCACCTGCGCTTCGGTGGGCGCGGGGAAGGTGCGCGCGAACCACCCGGAGACTGCCGGGTGGAACAACTTCAGGACGTCGGCGCCCATACCGATTCGGTGCATGCCGCGCACCTTGCCACGCTCCGGTCGCAACTTGTGAGACGACACGGCCGCTGGTCAGCGCGGAGCCACGTATCCGCCGGGCACGCCCCGCGGCGAAAGGACGAGTTGCCAAAGCTGAATGGCCCGCGCCCGGAAACTGGCCATCGATGCGGACAGGTAGAACCGCCACATGCGCCGGAAGCGCTCGTCGTAGCGCGAAGGCAGCGTGTCCCAGGCGCGCTCGACGTTGGCGCGCCAGGCCTGCAGCGTGCGGTCGTAGTCGGTGCCGAAGTTGTGCCAGTCCTCGATCACGAA comes from Lysobacter sp. KIS68-7 and encodes:
- a CDS encoding FdhF/YdeP family oxidoreductase → MHETSTFPYPHPAGGRGAIRGSVQAWARQGIPMKLVGSFLAANKVHGFDCPGCAFPDKTGRPLVDSCEQGQKAIAWEMTRKAVGAEFFDGRTPEELRALGDFELEFQGRLTTPVLHEHGTFRAIGWDEAYAIAARELLSLPPASVAFYASGRSSNEAAFLWQLAARTYGSAHLPDSSNFCHEPSGFALKQSIGTGKGTCTLEDFEHADLFLVIGQNPASNHPRMMHALHQAKKRGATILAINPLREHGFTDFSDPKDIGELLRDRGIEVADAIHQVTIGGDLAALKGVMKALLEMERAAPGTVFDHAFIAAHTEGVEALLADLDASAWPMLVARSGLRAAQMRDIAERYARSNATMITWCMGLTHHPEAVATIQQIVNLLLLRGNIGRPGAGAMPVRGHSNVQGDRTMGATSTVTTAWLDNLEATFPGAPLCRDAGLDAAGVLEGLFDGRIRAMLSLGGNFGVAAPDSPRVLEALSRCRFTLHIATKLNRTHCYPGEVGLLLPTLGRTDRDLRPGGEQCISTEDSSSTVRASRGVQTPISELQRSEPAIVAELAHALGCAPSVPWEEFAHDYAAIRDRIERCQRGVTAGFEAYNDRLLRDGRFALPNNAAHRLWNTTTGKARFLAHAMRDDTPVQLARHRHGDAVLTLMTIRAHDQFNTTVYSADDRYRGVAGDRRVVFFNADDLAARGLRDGDRVDVETLVDDGHVRRITGFTARAWDIPRGCCAAYFPEASGLIAASVFSDGSRTPLYKEMPVRVEAHAA
- a CDS encoding DEAD/DEAH box helicase; protein product: MHRIGMGADVLKLFHPAVSGWFARTFPAPTEAQVQAWPSIEAGRNTLVAAPTGSGKTLTAFMAAIDALVREGQGGGLPDETQVVYVSPLKALSNDIHLNLEAPLAGIREELERLGLPDVDIRTAVRTGDTPQGERARMRKSPPHILVTTPESLYVLLGSESGRAMLSTARTVIVDEIHAVAATKRGSHLALSLERLDALCGKRLTRIGLSATQKPIDEVARFLVGASKVAADGTPECDIVDIGYTRERDLALEVPQTPLSAVMSNEQWDEVYARIAQLVEQHRTTLVFVNTRRMAERAARHLGEKLGKEHVAAHHGSLAKELRLDAEQRLKAGQLKVLVATASLELGIDIGDVDLVVQLGSPRAIAAFLQRVGRSGHHVGGVPKGRLFPQSRDDLAECAALLDCVRRGELDALQFPRAPLDVLAQQIVAEVSAQEWDEDALFDLFRNAWPYASMSRKDYDDTLSMLSEGFTTRRGTRAGYVHRDAVHKRLRGRAGGRMTAIMSGGTIPDTADYNVLLEPQAQVIGNVNEDFAIESLAGDIFQLGNASYRILKIEPGRVRVEDAQGAPPSIPFWLGEAPGRTDELSHGVSRLRAALAERIDAAEDPAQWLMEDVGLEEHAARQLADYIARQAVALGTLPTQDRIVLERFFDESGGTQLILHSPYGSRLNRAWGLALRKRFCRKFNFELQAAATEDAIVLSLSTSHSFPLIEVAHYLHSNSAQDILVQALLDAPLFGVRWRWNATTALALPRFTGGKKVAPQLQRMKSEDLLATVFPDQVACAENLVGEREVPDHPLVAQTLDDCLHEAMDTDGWLALLRRMESGEVEVVARDLTAPSPFAAEALNARPYAFLDDAPLEERRTQAVMSRRYADADSAEDLGRLDLDAIAEVRAQAWPDARNADEMHEALMGLGCVTEAEARTSGWMPLLQSLAETQRATRVAAGEGLWWAAERLPQMQALHPDAAMSPTIAVPASYAREWSREEATLALVRARLTGLGPVTAQAMAASLALPPADIDMALLALESEGFVMRGRFTSGPDAPASEEWCERHLLARIHRYTIGRLRREIEPVEPRDYMRFLFDWQRVSPTARVSGPEALAGVVAQLEGFEAPAAAWESDLLPTRVADYSIAWLDDLCTAGRTTWARLRNAPSDAHGGRTAPVRATPIVLLPRRQLATWTQAAAQRKDEDPPLSSRAEKVADYLREHGASFFDELVGGAHLLRTELEDALAELVARGRVHCDSFAGLRALLVPQSKRPSAFSGRRHRRASLFGIEDAGRWTLTRRSSEPTEALSPESIEHIARTLLRRYGVVGWRLLEREAAWLPPWRELLRVYHRLEARGEIRGGRFIAGLSGEQFALPEAIGAMRAVRKRPHDDTLVAVSALDPLNLVGTVLTGDKVPRLLGARVLYRDGIVVATWVAGKLDWHAPASLDEQRQWRRTLLREPEHPALHGIPGMATPSPESHAP